The region CTCGCTCGCATGGATACCAATTATCCGCTGCCCCTTTCCAAGCCCGATGAGACCTTCCACCTCGCCGCCGAGGCCCGCCCCGGCATGCGCGAATACGCCGCCCTGGGTGATAATACCGGCAATTCGCTCGACTCCCGCTACTGGGGCTCGGTGAAGGAGTTCAACCTCGCGGGACCCGCACTCTTCTCGCTCTGGCCGATCACCACCGGCCACTGGGGATTCATCCACTAGCCCGAAACTGTTTTGCGCAAATGCACGAATGGCCTTCATGGCACTCCGCGTGCATCGTTTTCACATGACAGCCACCATGGCCGATTCCGCTGAAATCACACGTCAGGCGAAATCGAATCTCGCCTTCGCGCTGCAAATCCTGCCGAAGGAACGGCGGGACGGGATGGTCACGTTCTATGCCTTCTGCCGGGTCGTCGATGATCTGGCGGATGACACCGACCGGCCCCTGCCCGAGCGCGAAGCCGGCTTGCTCGCATGGAAGGACGGTCTTGAAAACGGCTTCCAGAATCCGGACCCGCTTCAAACGGAAGTGGTGGAAATGATGCGCCGCTACGAGATCCCGGTGGAGCTCCTCACCGCGATCATCGAAGGCTGCCGCATGGACCTCCGCCCACAGCGCTTCGGCACTTGGGAAGACCTTTCCCAATACACCTGGAAAGTCGCCTGCGCAGTGGGTCTCGCTTCGCTGAAGGTTTTCGGTGCCACCGATCCCGCCTCGGAGCGCTACGCGGTGGCTCTCGGCCACGCCCTTCAGCTCACGAATATCCTGCGCGATGTCGGTGAGGACCTCTCTAACAACGGCCGCATTTACCTGCCGCTCGCGGATTTCGCACGCTTTCAGTACAGCGAGCGCGACCTCATCGGCCGGGTCTACGATGGCCGCTTTGTGGCAATGATGGCCTATCAGGCCGACCGTGCCACCGCCTTCTATCAGGAAGCGGTTGCCGCCATGCCGAAGGGCGATGCCCGGGCGCTGGTGCCGGCGGAGATCATGCGCTCCATCTATCAGACGCTCCTTGAGAAGATGCGGAAGGACGGCTTCAAGGTCTTCCACCAGCGCTACAAGCTCTCGAAGGCCCGCAAGATGGCCATCTTCTCAAAACATCTCTTGCGACTCGGGTCGGCAGCCTGAATATCGGTGCCAACGCATCGTCCGATTGGCTGACATGATGAAATCGCTCGCTCTCCTGCCGCTCTCGCTGCTCGCCGCCTCCTGTTTCTACCCGGACCCCTACGCCCAGCAGCAGCGCCCGCCGTATCGCAATGGCGAGCCCTACTCCCCGTATGGCCCCGGCGCTCGCTCGCGCGGCATGGATGCGCCCGCTCCTTACTCACCCGGCATGGCCCCGGACTCGGAAACCGGCCAATTCGAGCCCGTCCCCGGCGGCAATGGCCCCCAGCCGCCGCCGCCCGTCGCACCGCGCCCCACCTCACCACGCATCGAGCCGGACATGGATAGCCCGGACGGCCCGTCCACACCGGCTCCCGCCCCTCGTCCCACCTACCCGGACGCCAAGCGCACCGCAAATTCGAACCAGGTGATTAGCCCCTACGCCCCCTACAACGTCATCGACGTCGAGGGCTTCAAGAGCGGCGCACTCGCGAAAGATCCCTCCAACGGGAAGATCTTCCGCGTCCCCTGAACGCTTGTAACTCTTTCCCTGCCAAACACCCGGCTAATCCCCGGGTGTTTTTTTGTTGCTAGTGTTACACGTGAGGTGTAACACTAAAAACACTAGATTGCAATGCTCCCCTTCTCCTTCCAACTCCGCGACGGCGAACCGGTCTCCGACCAGATCGTCCGCGCCGCGCACCGGGCGCTGGCCAGCGGGGAACTCCGGGAAGGCGACCTCTTCCCCTCCGTTCGCGCCTTGGCTCAGGAGCTCAAGATCTCCCCCACCACCGCCTTCAAGGTCATCCAGCAGCTCAAGGACCTCGGCTTCCTCATCAGCCGCCCCGGCGTCGGCATGGTCGTCCAAGCCCCCCTGCTCCCCTCCCTCGACCAACGCCTCGCCCTGCTCGAACCGACCGCCCGCCGCTTCCTCGACGAAGCCCGCGCCCTCCACCTCACCCCCGCGGAGATCGAGCAGCTCCTCCGCCGCCTCCAGGAACCCTGACCGACGACATCCCATGATCACCATCCGCGGACTCAAGAAGCACTTCCGCCGCAACGAGGCCCTGCACGGCATCGACCTCGACGTCCCCGAGGGAAAAGTCACCGCCTTCCTCGGCCCCAATGGCGCCGGCAAGACCACCACCATCAAGTGCGCCATGAACCTCCTCGACCGCGACGCCGGCAGCGTGGAAGTGCTCGGCACCGATGCCCGCACTCTGAAGCCGGAGCATTGGCAACGCATCGGCTACGTCTCGGAAAACCAGAAGATGCCCGGCTGGATGACCGTGCCGCAGCTGCTCGACTACGTCCGCCCGATGTACGGCGAGCACTGGGACCGCGACTTCGAGAAGAAGCTCCTCGCCGACTTCGACCTCCCGCTCAAAACCAAGCTCCGCTCTTTGTCGCGCGGCCAGTGGATGAAGGCTTCACTCGTCTCCAGCCTGGCCTACCGGCCACGGCTGGTGGTGTTGGATGAGCCCTTCTCCGGCCTTGATCCCCTGGTCCGCGATGAATTCCTCAGCGGCCTGTTAGAGCTGACCGAGACCGAAGGCTGGACCGTCTGGATTTCCTCCCACGATATCGAGGAAGTCGAACGCTTCGCCGACCGCGTCGCCATCCTCAACAACGGCCGCGTCGACCTTCAGGATGATGTCGAAGCCATCCAGTCCCGCTTCCGCGCCATCGAAATCGGCCTCTCCGACGAGTCCGCCTCCCCGTCCGGCATTCCGGAAAACTGGCTGAACCTCCAGGTCCAGGGCCGCATCGCACGCTTCACCGATTCCAACTACGACGAATCTAGTAGCAACGTCGATTGCCGCCGCCTCTTCCCCGGCCTCGTCCGCCACGAAGCCCGCCCCATCAACCTCCGCGAAATCTTCGTCGCCCTCGCGAAGTCCTATCGCAGCCAACGCCAAGGAAAGTCATGACCTCCGCCGTCTTCCGCGCCGAGTTCTTGCGCGCTCTTCCGCTGTGGCCGTGGTTGATGGCCTCGCACGCCATCGCCGTGATCGCGGGCATCGCGCCTTCGAGCCTCACCGGCGAGGCCGGGATCCGGACCGACCTGCTCGGAGCCATCGCGAGCTGGAGCGTCGGCATCCTCAGCTTGGCCTTGGTCGTCCGGAGCTTGTGGGAGGAGAATCCGAACCGCTCCGAGCATTTCCTCGCCACCCGTCCCATACGGTTCGCCGCCCTGCTGAAAGGCAAGGCCACCGGGTTGTTCATTTTGGTGCTGCTACCCTTCCTGCTGACGGAAGCCGTCATGCTGATGGGCAAGGGTCAGCCGGCAGCGATCATCGGCATCGGTACCCTTGAAGCTCTCGTGATGCTTCTGGTCTTCATCGGCGTGGCATTTGCGGCTGTCTGGTGCTGGTCGAAGCGCTCGCAGATCTACATCGGCCTGCCCCTCGCCCTCGGCGTAATCATCACAACCGCAGTCCTCCTCGACCGTGTGCCTTCGCTGAGATTCTCGGACTCGCCGTATCTCAGGGAAAGGCTCGCTTCCTTGCCCTTCATGCTGTGCGGCCTGCTGACCCTCGGGGTGGCGGCTGCGTTCTGTGCCTTGATCTTTCGTCGCGACCGCCGGCTCCGCCGCGTCTTTCTCTTCGCAGCCCTTGTGGGACTCGTTCCTGCCGTGCTGTTGCCGCTTGTTAGAATAAAGCCGGATGCAGCGAAACGCTACGAGGCATCCTTGGTTCACCTTACCCTTTCGAATCGCGAGATGGGCGACCGCCTGGCGAACTGGATCGAGGTCGAGCCTCCGCAGCCCGACCTTGCCAAAGATGCCGATATCCTCTGGTCGGTGGATTCCCTCAAGCTGAACGGC is a window of Luteolibacter sp. Y139 DNA encoding:
- a CDS encoding phytoene/squalene synthase family protein; amino-acid sequence: MADSAEITRQAKSNLAFALQILPKERRDGMVTFYAFCRVVDDLADDTDRPLPEREAGLLAWKDGLENGFQNPDPLQTEVVEMMRRYEIPVELLTAIIEGCRMDLRPQRFGTWEDLSQYTWKVACAVGLASLKVFGATDPASERYAVALGHALQLTNILRDVGEDLSNNGRIYLPLADFARFQYSERDLIGRVYDGRFVAMMAYQADRATAFYQEAVAAMPKGDARALVPAEIMRSIYQTLLEKMRKDGFKVFHQRYKLSKARKMAIFSKHLLRLGSAA
- a CDS encoding GntR family transcriptional regulator, with the translated sequence MLPFSFQLRDGEPVSDQIVRAAHRALASGELREGDLFPSVRALAQELKISPTTAFKVIQQLKDLGFLISRPGVGMVVQAPLLPSLDQRLALLEPTARRFLDEARALHLTPAEIEQLLRRLQEP
- a CDS encoding ABC transporter ATP-binding protein, with protein sequence MITIRGLKKHFRRNEALHGIDLDVPEGKVTAFLGPNGAGKTTTIKCAMNLLDRDAGSVEVLGTDARTLKPEHWQRIGYVSENQKMPGWMTVPQLLDYVRPMYGEHWDRDFEKKLLADFDLPLKTKLRSLSRGQWMKASLVSSLAYRPRLVVLDEPFSGLDPLVRDEFLSGLLELTETEGWTVWISSHDIEEVERFADRVAILNNGRVDLQDDVEAIQSRFRAIEIGLSDESASPSGIPENWLNLQVQGRIARFTDSNYDESSSNVDCRRLFPGLVRHEARPINLREIFVALAKSYRSQRQGKS